The following coding sequences lie in one Haladaptatus sp. DJG-WS-42 genomic window:
- a CDS encoding class I SAM-dependent methyltransferase, giving the protein MSIRQEFDTWATDGRDKGMEDRHWHTAKHALARMPVEPGDTILDLGTGSGYAVRALRETKCAGRTYGLDGSPEMARNARDYTDSLDSGYVVGDFDDLPFADNSVDHVWTMEAFYYAKDPHNTLREVARVLKPGGTFYCAVNYYEENVHSHHWQDNITVEMTRWTREQYRDAFHEAGLSVAAQDHIGDFDVEIPDEDAFPYEGFDTREDMVERYRELGTLLTVGVAH; this is encoded by the coding sequence ATGAGCATTCGCCAAGAGTTCGACACCTGGGCCACAGACGGCCGCGACAAAGGGATGGAAGACCGCCACTGGCACACGGCGAAACACGCACTCGCTCGTATGCCGGTCGAGCCGGGTGACACGATTCTCGACCTCGGCACGGGCAGCGGGTACGCCGTTCGCGCGCTGCGCGAGACGAAATGCGCGGGGCGAACCTACGGTCTCGACGGCTCGCCGGAGATGGCGCGAAACGCCCGCGACTACACCGACTCGCTCGATTCTGGGTACGTCGTTGGCGACTTCGACGACCTCCCCTTTGCTGACAACAGCGTTGACCACGTCTGGACGATGGAGGCGTTTTATTACGCGAAAGACCCGCACAACACCCTCCGCGAGGTCGCGCGCGTCCTCAAACCCGGCGGGACGTTCTACTGTGCGGTGAACTACTACGAAGAGAACGTCCACTCCCACCACTGGCAGGACAACATCACAGTCGAGATGACTCGCTGGACGCGCGAGCAGTACCGCGACGCCTTCCACGAGGCGGGGCTTTCCGTCGCAGCACAAGACCACATCGGCGACTTCGACGTGGAAATCCCCGACGAAGACGCCTTCCCGTACGAGGGATTCGACACCCGCGAGGACATGGTCGAACGCTACCGCGAACTCGGGACGCTCCTGACGGTCGGCGTCGCCCACTGA
- a CDS encoding AI-2E family transporter, protein MSNNGQRQYVLAGLVAVIALLAAFLLADVVATVFFAITVAYVLFPFREYLVTHHLKPRYASALATVVAFLSLAGLLAPIGIVIYLRRLQLAEFIQNLPPEIVLRYSGFFYVIRTEDAILYANNTLTQIAISGVQAAPVLALKAALFTFLVFAILLEPRGVAAAIFRPIPRPYHDIAIALHERIRDTLFAIYVLQAATALGTFVLALAVFFILGYESFFALAVIAGIFQFIPILGPSVLVVALAGYQVSIGDVNAAAAVLILGLIVIAFVPDALIRPRLAEQTADLPGSLYFIGFVGGILSVGVMGFIAGPLIIALFVEAIDLLSDRQMRQGSLF, encoded by the coding sequence GTGTCAAACAACGGCCAACGCCAGTACGTTCTCGCCGGGTTAGTTGCGGTCATCGCGTTGCTTGCGGCGTTCTTGTTGGCCGACGTTGTCGCGACCGTCTTTTTCGCTATCACGGTCGCGTACGTCTTGTTTCCCTTCCGCGAATATCTCGTGACCCACCACCTCAAGCCACGCTATGCGAGCGCTCTCGCGACGGTTGTGGCCTTCTTGAGCCTTGCTGGACTGCTCGCGCCAATTGGTATCGTCATCTATCTCCGTCGGCTGCAACTCGCCGAGTTCATCCAGAATCTCCCGCCTGAAATCGTGCTTCGGTACAGTGGGTTCTTCTACGTCATTCGCACCGAAGACGCGATTCTCTACGCGAACAATACGCTGACTCAAATCGCTATTTCCGGCGTGCAAGCTGCGCCGGTACTCGCGCTCAAAGCCGCGCTGTTTACGTTCCTCGTGTTCGCCATCCTCCTCGAGCCTCGCGGCGTCGCTGCCGCCATTTTCCGCCCGATTCCGCGCCCGTACCACGACATCGCCATCGCCCTCCACGAGCGCATCCGCGACACGCTGTTTGCGATTTACGTCCTGCAAGCAGCGACCGCGCTCGGCACGTTCGTCCTCGCGCTTGCGGTGTTTTTCATACTCGGCTATGAGTCGTTCTTCGCGCTCGCCGTCATCGCAGGTATCTTCCAGTTCATTCCCATTCTCGGACCGAGCGTTCTGGTGGTCGCCTTGGCTGGCTATCAAGTGAGTATCGGTGATGTGAACGCGGCGGCTGCCGTTCTCATCCTCGGCCTCATCGTCATCGCGTTCGTCCCCGACGCGCTCATCCGCCCGCGACTCGCAGAACAGACCGCAGACCTCCCGGGAAGTCTCTACTTCATTGGGTTCGTTGGCGGTATCCTCAGCGTGGGTGTGATGGGCTTTATCGCTGGCCCGCTCATCATCGCGCTGTTCGTCGAGGCCATTGACCTGCTCTCAGACCGCCAGATGCGACAGGGCTCGCTGTTTTAG
- a CDS encoding sulfurtransferase, translating into MDETIVSAAWVAERLADVALVDVRDAWEFGGIGHLPGAVNIPYDSFRDEDGGDEGMLPGADTFAALMQDAGISRDDHLVAYDDTHGVFAARFLVTAALYGHDPAKLHLLSGDFSAWQLDYETTSETSEQESSDYEATIPDDRPLIGADEVAAAIGTDTVIIDTREQSEFEDGHIEGAVQLDWRELVDDETRGIKDPETATAILEAKGIIPETPVILYCNTARRISHTYLVLKWLGFSDVSFYEGSLTEWEARGMNIESDT; encoded by the coding sequence ATGGACGAAACCATCGTTTCGGCGGCGTGGGTTGCCGAACGACTGGCCGACGTCGCCCTCGTGGACGTGCGCGACGCGTGGGAGTTCGGCGGGATTGGCCACCTCCCCGGCGCGGTGAACATCCCCTACGACAGCTTCCGCGACGAAGACGGCGGCGACGAAGGCATGCTCCCCGGCGCGGACACGTTTGCTGCGCTCATGCAGGACGCAGGCATCTCCCGCGACGACCACCTCGTCGCCTACGACGACACCCACGGCGTATTCGCCGCCCGCTTTCTCGTGACCGCAGCACTCTACGGCCACGACCCCGCAAAGCTCCATCTCCTTTCTGGTGACTTCAGCGCGTGGCAACTCGACTACGAAACGACGAGCGAGACAAGCGAACAAGAATCGAGCGACTACGAGGCGACCATCCCCGACGACCGCCCACTGATTGGCGCAGACGAGGTGGCCGCCGCCATCGGGACGGACACCGTCATCATCGACACGCGCGAACAATCGGAGTTCGAAGACGGCCACATCGAAGGCGCGGTACAACTCGACTGGCGCGAACTCGTAGACGACGAAACGCGCGGTATCAAAGACCCCGAGACGGCAACAGCGATTCTCGAAGCGAAAGGCATCATCCCCGAAACTCCCGTCATCCTCTATTGCAACACCGCCCGACGCATCAGTCACACCTACCTCGTGCTCAAATGGCTCGGCTTCTCCGACGTCTCGTTCTATGAGGGGAGCCTCACCGAGTGGGAAGCCCGCGGCATGAACATCGAATCCGACACCTAA